Proteins encoded in a region of the Ornithodoros turicata isolate Travis chromosome 3, ASM3712646v1, whole genome shotgun sequence genome:
- the LOC135389544 gene encoding uncharacterized protein LOC135389544, producing the protein MGEPNCRVSYPTTGWVNDISRLPTVVDNAIKDFHARKSLANRHYRRSYKFTTESYVVASTLKACYKDETLGSLRFLALLQLKGFKEAPAELSCTDLPQKWRVPRQQVVNGSAVQAVDWRRPEESGNENRIPVRLYDARKKAQSKEEETEAIKRFGRALALLDGNEVRTVSLWGTFNVPTITDAIGESFLSPNFRGTHCELQDAFSATFYRNSNPWKVPDSLPTPYQAILMPLCLTPSAARDLEKNSRQQSTSATWNEARNRRVTASNFGTILKRTTWTRRGLDNLFRRKDLSRVRAVQYGISNEAAAVQRYRPVMCSVGHDVALLSCGLFVDPATPWLGATPDRIVFDPTERSPHGVLEVKCPYSLRDTPGELLKEQRFYMTFNNEHPQLRRDHDYYAQVIGQMGLTGLQWADFVMYGPGFLTVERIRYDEQEWGDMKAKLTTFYFSDALPYFARQECS; encoded by the exons ATGGgagaacccaactgtcgtgtgtcATACCCGACAACGGGCTGGGTAAATGACATATCTCGTTTGCCCACCGTGGTGGACAACGCCATAAAAGACTTTCACGCCAGGAAAAGTCTAGCCAATCGACATTACCGCCGCAGCTACAAGTTCACAACGGAATCTTACGTTGTTGCATCGACGCTGAAGGCTTGCTACAAGGACGAAAC CCTTGGTTCGCTGCGATTTTTGGCACTGCTGCAGCTGAAAGGCTTTAAAGAGGCACCGGCTGAGCTTTCCTGCACAGATTTACCACAAAAATGGCGAGTGCCAAGGCAACAAGTTGTTAACGGTTCTGCAGTACAGGCGGTTGACTGGAGGCGACCAGAAGAAAGCGGAAACGAGAACAGGATCCCTGTGCGACTTTACGACGCAAGAAAGAAGGCACAATCTAAGGAAGAGGAAACCGAAGCTATAAAACGATTTGGGAGAGCCCTTGCATTGCTCGACG GAAACGAAGTTCGGACAGTCTCTTTGTGGGGCACCTTTAACGTACCAACAATCACTGACGCCATCGGGGAGTCCTTCTTGTCTCCAAACTTTCGTGGGACACACTGTGAGCTTCAGGATGCCTTTAGTGCCACCTTTTACAGGAACAGCAATCCCTGGAAAGTTCCTGATAGCCTCCCTACGCCATACCAAGCCATTCTGATG CCGCTGTGCTTGACACCGAGTGCTGCAAGGGACCTAGAAAAGAACTCACGGCAGCAGAGTACCAGCGCAACATGGAATGAAGCCAGGAATCGCCGAGTGACAGCATCAAATTTTGGCACCATCTTGAAACGAACAACATGGACAAGACGAGGGCTGGATAACCTTTTCAGGCGAAAGGATCTCTCCAGAGTTCGTGCTGTCCA ATATGGCATCAGCAATGAGGCCGCGGCTGTCCAGCGTTACAGACCAGTCATGTGCTCAGTTGGCCATGACGTTGCTCTATTATCCTGTGGACTGTTTGTCGACCCTGCAACTCCATGGCTCGGTGCTACACCGGATAGGATTGTCTTTGATCCCACCGAGAGGAGCCCACACGGCGTGCTGGAAGTTAAGTGCCCCTATTCACTCCGTGACACACCAGGGGAACTACTTAAGGAGCAAAGATTTTATATGACATTCAACAACGAGCACCCCCAGCTTAGAAGGGACCACGACTATTATGCCCAGGTTATTGGCCAAATGGGACTAACAGGTTTGCAGTGGGCAGACTTTGTGATGTATGGGCCCGGATTTCTGACCGTGGAAAGGATCAGATATGATGAACAGGAATGGGGTGATATGAAGGCGAAGCTCACAACGTTTTATTTCAGTGATGCCCTACCATATTTTGCAAGGCAGGAATGTTCATAG
- the LOC135389546 gene encoding uncharacterized protein K02A2.6-like, which produces MAAVTTVQVKFREKSSRLQLYVARTPGPALFGRKWIQEFKLLEETNGIFKTSTATKASQEEVENKLSQILETHKVVFKDSIGKLNGIKATLNHLKENVQPKFLRARQLPYALKEKVVAELDRLESEGILTKVNVSEWATPIVPVVKPNGTVRVCGDLKSTINQHLVVDQYPLPLVEDIFAKLSGGQKYTKIDLRQAFLQMEVDEKSKHLLTINTEKGLFRYNRMVFGIAPAPAIWLRTIEQVLQGVPMTHATQDDILVSGTTEEDHLENLSKVLKRLESFGLKANLQKCSFFQDSIVYCGYKISSEGLHKTQDKIRAVLEAPAPQNVNQLRSFLGLINYYGKFIPDSANLLRPARTFGKICEVEMDKRLQTTTPSGL; this is translated from the exons ATGGCCGCTGTGA CCACGGTTCAAGTAAAATTTCGAGAGAAAAGTTCAAGGCTCCAACTCTATGTTGCAAGAACCCCAGGACCAGCACTGTTTGGCCGAAAGTGGATTCAAGAATTCAAGTTGCTTGAAGAAACAAATGGAATCTTCAAGACGTCGACTGCAACGAAAGCTTCTCAAGAAGAAGTCGAAAATAAGCTGAGCCAGATTCTAGAAACTCACAAGGTCGTATTTAAAGACTCCATCGGGAAGTTGAATGGAATCAAGGCAACCTTAAACCACCTGAAGGAAAATGTTCAGCCCAAGTTCCTTCGTGCTCGTCAACTTCCATACGCACTCAAGGAAAAAGTCGTTGCCGAATTGGACCGACTAGAATCGGAAGGTATTCTGACCAAAGTCAATGTCAGTGAATGGGCTACTCCCATAGTTCCTGTAGTCAAGCCCAATGGGACAGTCAGGGTATGTGGAGATCTCAAGAGCACCATCAATCAACACTTAGTCGTGGATCAGTATCCTCTACCACTGGTTGAGGACATTTTCGCGAAGTTATCTGGTGGTCAGAAATATACAAAAATTGACCTCCGGCAAGCATTCCTTCAAATGGAAGTGGATGAGAAGTCCAAGCATTTGCTAACTATCAATACAGAAAAGGGACTCTTCCGGTATAACAGGATGGTGTTTGGTATTGCTCCCGCACCTGCGATCTGGCTACGCACCATCGAACAAGTTCTACAGGGTGTTCCTATGACACATGCAACGCAAGACGACATATTAGTGAGTGGTACTACTGAAGAGGATCATCTAGAAAATCTTTCAAAAGTCCTCAAGCGCCTGGAATCGTTTGGTCTGAAAGCAAACCTGCAGAAGTGCTCCTTCTTCCAGGACAGCATTGTGTACTGTGGATACAAGATCAGCAGCGAAGGTTTACACAAGACCCAAGACAAGATCCGTGCTGTACTTGAAGCTCCAGCACCGCAAAACGTCAACCAGCTGCGTTCCTTTCTTGGGCTAATCAACTACTACGGAAAATTTATTCCGGACAGCGCAAACCTTTTGCGACCTGCACGCACTTTTGGAAAAATCTGCGAAGTGGAAATGGACAAAAGACTGCAAA CTACCACTCCGTCTGGCTTGTGA
- the LOC135389543 gene encoding uncharacterized protein LOC135389543, translating to MPYHCCVPVCRQRGYVDEHGQKVSFHRFPEDSQVRRLCIVAIKRDPGKHFQITKNTKVCSLHFKEDDFLSNVASGMRILRDGAVPSILAFNKPRRERKAPKPRTTMASPEYPLCSIENFENTLDDTHDSSLVEACSCGNEEELQKVKAELTERDREIRKLHREVEEARAEIKEKNATIFRLEAELSSAKQESAHLQDLCPPFSVNKFTSSADDISFYTGLPSYAHFNALHSYLDPGIDGSNMKWHGSKGQAGDVSRGRKRKLSTENQLFLVLVKLRLGLFHRHLGHLFSISIGTVSRILTTWIDFMYVKLGKLPIWAPRSVIDATMPPQFKAKYPSTRVIIDATEIRCEVHSSLALQSATYSHYKSTNTFKGLVGIAPDGRLTFVSEMFTGCVPDREIVVKSGFLDLEFAAGDSVMADKGFKIADLLEKRGVGLNIPPFLRSRQFSAQETLETQEIAALRIHVERRIQRIKTNHIFDRCLPISLGPIANQIWTVCAILSNLQSPLIKDIE from the coding sequence TCGTCGCCATCAAGAGGGATCCGGGGAAGCATTTCCAAATTACGAAAAACACAAAGGTGTGTTCACTGCACTTTAAGGAGGACGATTTCCTCAGCAATGTTGCAAGCGGAATGAGGATACTACGGGATGGTGCGGTTCCATCCATCCTTGCTTTCAACAAGCCAAGGAGGGAGCGCAAGGCGCCAAAACCGAGAACAACTATGGCAAGTCCCGAGTATCCACTGTGCTCTATCGAAAACTTTGAAAACACACTGGACGACACACATGACTCCTCACTAGTCGAAGCTTGTTCATGTGGCAACGAAGAAGAGCTTCAGAAAGTTAAAGCAGAATTGACTGAGCGCGACAGAGAGATCAGAAAGCTTCACCGAGAAGTGGAAGAAGCACGAGCAGAGATAAAGGAGAAAAACGCCACCATATTTAGACTAGAAGCAGAGCTCAGCAGTGCCAAGCAGGAAAGTGCTCATTTGCAGGACCTATGTCCTCCTTTCTCTGTCAACAAATTTACGAGCAGTGCAGACGACATAAGCTTCTATACTGGCCTCCCAAGTTATGCACATTTTAACGCACTTCACAGTTATCTGGACCCCGGAATCGACGGAAGCAACATGAAGTGGCACGGTTCTAAAGGACAAGCCGGTGATGTCTCACGGGGCCGCAAGCGAAAACTAAGCACAGAGAATCAGTTATTTCTTGTCCTCGTGAAGCTTCGGCTCGGACTCTTCCACAGACACCTAGGACATTTGTTCAGCATTTCCATAGGCACAGTGTCCAGAATACTGACCACCTGGATTGATTTCATGTATGTGAAGCTTGGCAAGCTACCGATCTGGGCACCCAGAAGTGTGATCGATGCCACCATGCCTCCACAGTTCAAAGCTAAATACCCCTCGACTAGGGTTATTATCGACGCCACAGAAATCCGATGCGAGGTTCATAGCTCACTTGCACTACAGTCTGCAACCTATTCGCACTACAAATCGACAAATACCTTCAAGGGACTTGTTGGAATTGCACCTGATGGACGGCTCACGTTTGTCTCAGAAATGTTTACAGGCTGTGTGCCAGACAGAGAGATAGTCGTCAAAAGTGGGTTTCTGGACCTAGAGTTTGCCGCAGGTGACTCTGTGATGGCAGATAAAGGTTTTAAAATAGCAGACCTGCTAGAGAAGAGAGGCGTAGGCTTAAATATCCCGCCCTTCCTTAGAAGTCGACAGTTCAGTGCACAGGAGACATTGGAAACTCAGGAAATTGCAGCTTTGCGGATACACGTGGAAAGACGGATACAGAGAATCAAGACAAACCACATATTTGACAGATGCCTACCAATATCTCTAGGACCCATCGCAAACCAGATATGGACAGTTTGTGCCATTTTGTCTAACCTCCAAAGCCCACTGATCAAGGACATTGAATAG